The genomic stretch ctttgaaacttgatctaggcaaacatacaaacaccttatgatcacatatccattggagcacgaattttccatcaaatcaccatcaaataggaccaatatagcatcaaagatgcattgaacacaaacaacaaagaatcacattatggtagatggaaaaggaggatgaaaattaccaattcttgaacaaaacttagatccacttcaacaatcaccaacacaaatcttgatctctcaacaattgaagaaaaaagagtgaaatggatggtggtttagctcaaagtttgtgaggttcaaggtgtgactcacaaactttatgaaagaataaagagctttggtgaatttggtagggatgaggagagaaattgcaaggggttttttggctctcaaagcttgagaaatgagagagtagaggtctctatttatagaattggagcaagagtactggcaaattggtctttttgtgtttggtaattaatttgtggttaattggtaattaaagtgggatttaaatggtaaaatgatatttaagggggtttaatgaaggagttaattttgatgaggtggaaaattggtaaaatgatcaaataaaaaggtgccaaaatgatgtcaagcttccctccttatatttttttgaattttgcgcacaggaaatcgatttcccacaggggtaaatcgatttccaccttcaaattttcaaaaattgttttcttgcactgttttgacttttgcccgatctttcacctgtaaaatataaacaaaagagacaaaacacatatttttttgatttttggttagcactaaacaaataaaaatctaaaagtgcttaatgattcccctcagagataatcacagtatcaaagacaaagcctcacaatggtgcttttgattgatgattgaatgcaattgatgtatgatcttagggtcaaaaattggggtatgacaccagccAGGAGGTCCAAAATggcgccaatccctgaagtagtcggtgaaggtgatcaagaagacaatcacagcaaccagggttctgccaaaccctctctctctcttctaacgaagaagattatcattccgaagacgaacatgGTGATAACAATCActagcagttggaagaacgcatgaaagctatggagatacagaaaatacctggtttagacttcaacgatcttggactcgtctcaggggttgttatccctccaaagttcaaagttcctatctttgcaaagtatgatggagtatCTTGCCCAcagctgcatctaaggtcctatgtgagaaagatacaacctcatacggcGGATaaaaaattgtggattcatttcttccaggaaagtctgtcgggtacacaactcgaatggtactaccaactggaaagtgcaaaagttcacacctgggaagatttggctgctgctttctacaaacagtatcaatacaacgctgaccttgcaccaacccgtactcaactacggggcatgaccatggcaccgaaagaaagcttcaaagggtatgcacaaaaatggagagatctagctggaagggttcaacctcccttatctgatcgcgagctggtcgacatgttcatgggcactttaactggccctttttacagtcatttgctgggaagctcctctggtactacaaagaggcccatcagtgggagaaatgaagtcaatacagtgcACAGTCAGAAGGGTCGCAACAAAAGTCATCatcatcaatctgtaggggctgttctcaTCTCTACGTCTGCGCCTCAacaagatcaaccgccgaagtatacgcgtcggccAGACGCACCAAGAAGgaacttcaccaaaatcaacatgcccatctcccaagcattgcagcacttgttaaaagtaaatctgattacattgagggatcctccgaagaatgtcaacacttcctctcctagttatcgccccgacgcaacatgtgcataccattccaatagtcctagacatgatgcagatcactgttgggccttgaaaaataagatccaagacatgatagatgctggggaaattgaattcgacccTCCAGAGATTCCAAATGTCATTACTGCTCCTATGCCCAAGCATGACAAGGCCATCAATGTTGTAGATGATGCTTCTCATGTTGCTGATGTGTTGAATTTAACTACTTCCCTCTTAGTTATGAAAAGCAAAGCTGCTACAATCCGGTTTATTTCCGGGTTGTAATGAGAATTGTTACCATTGTGCTTCTCAGTCTAACGGCTGTGCGAAATTGAAGGAAGGCATTCAGCGCCTGATGAACAATCATGCAATAATGTTTGAAAGAATTCCCCATGTGAAGAACTATTGTCAGGATTTGTCTGTTATTTCCACAACCCCTGTGAAAATTCCAGCAAATAAACCCGTCAAAATTACTGCTGCACCCAGAGTAGCATCTATAATCATCACCAATCCgtctccatttccatattcctcaaACAAAGTTGTTCCGTGGAGCTATGGCgcgaatgtttatgtccatggagttaaacaagacacctcGACTGATGAGGTCGTGAATGTTACTAATCCagttgttgataatattgtggggactagtaagattacaagaagtggaagggtcTTTTTGccggaaatttctccaaatgttactactactccaGTCCTGGTCGCAGTTCCTAATCAAgctgtcaatgctcgaggcaaagagccattaattgaaccagttcaagtacctgttgaagtcactgttgaagataaGAAAtggaggagattttgaaaatcatctgcaaaagtgattacaatattgttgaacaactggggcacactgcttcaaagatttcaatgctatctctgttgaggtattcagaagctcatgccaaggccctgatgaaattcttgaaagttgcacatgtaccacaagagatctcagtcgaccaatttgaaaattgtgttgccagtctaacagtggataacggtctcggtttctctgatgttgatttaacccctgcagggaaaaatcacaataaagccctgcacatctctattgaatgtaaaggcaccactttgtctcatgtgctggtagttaatggttcctcgttaaatgtgttaccaaaagtagtattggagaaacttgacttcgaaggagttgtgttacaaccaagcgatgttgtggtaagagtcttcgacgggtcaacaagaacagtatacggagaagttaagctcccaatcagagtgggctctcagatctttgattctaccttttacgtgatggacattcatccagcgtactcctgtttactaggacgcccttggatagatggggcaagcgctgtaacttctaccctgcattagaagttaaaatatccgataaaaggcaaggttgtcacggtttatggtgaagaagaatatgtggttagccacctaagtaactccaagtatgttgagatggatggtgaattcatcgagACCCCCTGCAaagcttttgaggtggtccctccggctgtctctactgccaaacatctTTTTGCTGCTCCTGCTACAAGAATAActccaacaatggcttctctcaaagatgctaaggctatgatcgaagagggtggttgcacagtgtggggacaactccctgatgtGCCTTACatgttcgataagctaggtctgggctatgctaatggaactcagaaaAATGATCAAcatcctcgttctgaaggattaatctcccatttcatcagccaaggagtaaatgctatcgaAGACGGCAAAGTGATCTCAAACCTTATTACTAAGCAACATCCAAAAGAAGTTCCACCCGTTCCCAAagaggtttgggatactttgggagaaccgaacggcaagtacgactttctagtaaagtacactgcacctcagagttctctgattgccattgaagacattgtcccaactggatgggatgatcagttcgaagatGACAAAAGTATCACAGGTTCCGTTGCTAAGCAAtgccaaagtccacctagtccacctattccaaaagaagtctgggatacgctgggagagccaagtggcaagtatgactttatggtgaagtattccgctcccttgAGCTCAAAAATcgccactgaagacattgtcccaactagaTGGGATGAACATTCCGAAGACGATAAGATAATCACAAGCCCCGTCACTCCTGAAGAAATCtgggatacactgggagaaccaagtggcaagtatgattttccggtgaagtacactgctccccagagtgCGCAAAtctctatcaaagacatcatcccaactagatgggacgatcttatcgagtatctctctcgcagaatttgaatatgcaaacgtccgatgagtttattgaatgaacatatgatcatgatatgacaaacccttatctaaaggaccagtgtgcccctggcaaggcacctggctttaaagttcatggttcgatagtacaggaaccatttttattttttgaacatataaacaacgaaaacaggaaattgcatttactcctgatcaaaggagataacatcttcgacttcccagttgttcaatccattgttgtgagtggggaatatccagttgccccagttgcagttgtcttcttcgtcttccacagcattgacttctttggtgacgaGACGGGctattgatccttcaggatgagcaagatgctctgttggagatgagagcccaggctgaggtacctctgttggctgagagagatactcgataagatcgtcccatccagttgggatgatgtctttgatagagaTTTGCGcactctggggagcagtgtacttcaccggaaaatcatacttgccacttggttctcccagtgtatcccaGATTTCTTCAGGAGTGACGGGGCTTGTGATTATCTTATCGTCTTCggaatgttcatcccatccagttgggacaatgtcttcaatggcgattTTTGAGCTcaagggagcggaatacttcaccataaagtcatacttgccacttggctctcccagcgtatcccagacttcttttggaataggtggactaggtggactttggcaTTGCTTAGCAACGGAACCTGTGATACTTTTGTCatcttcgaactgatcatcccatccagttgggacaatgtctttaaTGGCAATCAGAGAACTCTGAGGAACAGTGTACTTCAATAGAAAGTCGTACTTGCCGctcggttctcccaaagtatcccaaacctctTTGGGAACGGGTGGAACTTCTTTTGGATGTTGCTTAGTAATAAGGTTTGAGATCACTTTGTCGTCTtcgatagcatttactccttggctgatgaaatgggacattaatccttcagaacgaggatgttgatcattcttttgagttccattagcatagcccatacctagcttatcgaacttgtaaggcacatcagggagttgtccccacacTGTGCAACCAACCTTTTCGATCACAGCCTTAGcttctttgagagaagccattgttggagTTATTCTTGTAGTAGGAGCAGCAaagatatgtttggcagtagagacagccggagggaccacctcaaaagcttGGCAGGGGGTctcgatgaattcaccatccctctcaacatacttggagttacttaggtggctaaccacatattcttcttcaccataaaCCGTGATGACCTTGCCTTTtattggatattttaacttctaatgcagggtagaagttacagcgcttgccccatgtatccaagggcatcctagtaaacaggagtacgctggatgaatgtccatcacgtaaaaggtagaatcaaagatctgagagcccactgtgattgggagcttaacttctccgtatactgttcttgttgacccgtcgaaggctcttaccacaacatcgcttggttgtaacacaactccttcgaagtcaagtttctccagtactacttttggtaacacatttaacgaggaaccattgtctaccaacacatgagacaaagtggtgcctTTACATTCAACAGAGATGTGcaaggctttattgtgatttttcccggcaggggttaaatcagcatcagagaaaccgagaccgttatccactgttagactggcaacacaattttcaaattggtcggctgagatctcttgtggtacatgtgcaactttcaagaatttcatcagggccttggcatgagcttctgaatacctcAACAGAGATAGCAtggaaatctttgaagcagtgtgccccagttgttcaacaatattgtaatcacttttgcagatgattttcaaaatctcctccatttcttgctttgaaggatcttcaacagtgacttcaacaggtacttgaactggttcaattaatgactctttgcctcgagcattgacagcTTGATTAGGAACTAGGACCTGGACtggagtagtagtaacatttggagaaatttccggTGAAAAgacccttccacttcttgtaatcttactagtccccacaatattatcaacaactGGATTAGTAACATTCACGGCCTCATCAGTCgaggtgtcttgtttaactccatggacataaacattcgcGCCATAGCTCCACGaaacagctttgtctgaggaatatggaaatggagccggattggtgatgattacagatgctactctggGTGCAGCAGTAATTTTGACGggtttatttgttggaattttcaCAGGGGTTGTGGAAATAACAGACAAATCCTGGCAATAGTTCTTCACATGGGGAATTCTTTCAAACATTATTGCATGATTGTTCATCAGGCGCTGAATGCCTTCCTTCAATTTCGCACAGCCGTTAGACTGAGAAGCACAATGGTAACAATTCTCATTACAACCCGGAAATAAACCGGATTGTAGCAGCTTTGCTTTGATAACTAAGAGGGAAGTAGTTAAATTCATCACATCAGCAACATGAGAAGCATCATCTACAGCATTGATGGCCTTGTCATGCTTGGGCATAGAAGCAGTAATGACATTTGGAATCTCTGGAgggtcgaattcaatttccccagcatctatcatgtcttggatcttatttttcaaggcccaacagtgatctgcatcatgtccaggactattggaatggtatgcacatgttgcgtcggggcgataactaggagaggaagtgttgacattcttcggaggatccctcaatgtaatcagatttacttttaacaagtgctgcaatgcttgggaGATGGGCATGTTGATTTTGGCGAAGTTCCTTCTTGGTGCGTCTGGctgacgcgtatacttcggcggttgatcttgtTGAGGCGCAGACgtagagatcagaacagcccctacagattggtgatgatcACTTTTGTTGCAACCCTTATGACTGTgcactgtattgacttcatttctcccactgatgggcctctttgtagtaccagaggaggagcctacttgaatttttccgctttgaatgccgctttcgacacgctctccagttaatatcaggtcagtgaaacctgacgacgagcttcccagcaaatgactgtaaaaAGGACCAGTTAAAgttcccatgaacatgtcgaccagctcacgatcagataagggaggttgaacccttccagctagatttctccatttttgtgcataccgtttgaagctttctttcggtgccatggtcatgccccgtagttgagtacgggtttgtgcaaggtcagcgttgtattgatactgtttgtagaaagcagcggccaaatcttcccaggtg from Vicia villosa cultivar HV-30 ecotype Madison, WI linkage group LG4, Vvil1.0, whole genome shotgun sequence encodes the following:
- the LOC131595066 gene encoding uncharacterized protein LOC131595066 isoform X2 is translated as MTMAPKESFKRYAQKWRNLAGRVQPPLSDRELVDMFMGTLTGPFYSHLLGSSSSGFTDLILTGERVESGIQSGKIQVGSSSGTTKRPISGRNEVNTVHSHKGCNKSDHHQSVGAVLISTSAPQQDQPPKYTRQPDAPRRNFAKINMPISQALQHLLKVNLITLRDPPKNVNTSSPSYRPDATCAYHSNSPGHDADHCWALKNKIQDMIDAGEIEFDPPEIPNVITASMPKHDKAINAVDDASHVADVMNLTTSLLVIKAKLLQSGLFPGCNENCYHCASQSNGCAKLKEGIQRLMNNHAIMFERIPHVKNYCQDLSVISTTPVKIPTNKPVKITAAPRVASVIITNPAPFPYSSDKAVSWSYGANVYVHGVKQDTSTDEAVNVTNPVVDNIVGTSKITRSGRVFSPEISPNVTTTPVQVLVPNQAVNARGKESLIEPVQVPVEVTVEDPSKQEMEEILKIICKSDYNIVEQLGHTASKISMLSLLRYSEAHAKALMKFLKVAHVPQEISADQFENCVASLTVDNGLGFSDADLTPAGKNHNKALHISVECKGTTLSHVLVDNGSSLNVLPKVVLEKLDFEGVVLQPSDVVVRAFDGSTRTVYGEVKLPITVGSQIFDSTFYVMDIHPAYSCLLGCPWIHGASAVTSTLH